DNA from Halobaculum sp. XH14:
CGTCGACGCGCCGCTCCGCGACCGACAGCCGGGACGACGGGCGCTCCGCACCGCGGACTCGGCGCTGAACTGACCCCGCGCTGAACTGACCCCCACGCGCGGGCAACGGCCACGTCCCCACGGTCGCCCCGCGAAATTTTAACCCCGATGGCGCGCGACCTCGGAATGTGTCTCCCCCGCTCGCCGGGCCGCTCCTCCGCGCGGTCGCCGTCGCGTGCCTCCTCGCGGGCGCGGTCGGCGTCGCCGCGGCCCACCCGATCGTCCTCGTCGAGGACCGATCGCTCGAGGTCGCCTCCGGCAAGGCGGTGGAGATTCCGCTGGTGTTCCACGACGTCGGCAGAACGAGCCTGACGGTGACCGGCGCGGACGGGTTCGAACTCGCCGCGACGGTCCTCGATTCGGACCGCGACGGCTCGGTCGCGGTCCGCTTCGACACGGCGGCGGCGGGCGAGGGCGACGCGAGCGCCGCGCTCTCCGCGGAGGGCGGCGCGGTCCGGAACGCGACCATCGCCGGCTCCTCGGGCGACGGACTGGGGTTCGGCGAGTACAGGGTGACGGTCCAGCCCCCGAACGGCGGCCGTGACGCCGGAACGATCCGGGTCACCCCGGGGGAACGGACCGCGACGCCCGACGCGACCGGGTTGGCCGACTCGACGGGTGCCCCCTCGCCGACGGCGACCGAACCGCCGGGAGCGTCCGGTGACCGCGAGGGGCGCTCGCTCCCCTGGCCGCCGAGCCTGCTGCTCGCGCTGTTCGGCCCCGCCGTCCCCGTCGTCGCGCTCGTCGGGGCGTCCCGGCTGGAGGCGGGGTGACGGGGAACCGCCGAGCCCGCACGCCTTTTGTACGCGACAGCGCAACCACGGACGATGGGAATCGATCCGAATTTCGAGGAGAGCCGCGAGCGGGTCGGCGAGGAGAACGGCCTCGACGTGTGGGGCCCCGTCGACGAGCCGGAGCAACTCGGCATCCACGGCAGCCACGTCGCCGTCGACTACGACATCTGCGTCGCTGACGGCGCCTGCCTCGAGAACTGCCCGGTCGACGTGTTCGACTGGGTCGACACGCCCGGCCATCCGGCCAGCGAGACGAAGGTCGAGCCGACCCGCGAGGACCAGTGTATCGACTGCATGCTCTGTGTCGACATCTGCCCGGTCGACGCCATCGACGTGGATGCGTCGCGGGCCTGACTCGTCGGCGAGTTGGTGGTCGCGTGTCAGTCCGCGGCCGTCGGCGACGCGTCCCCCGCCGCATCGGTCGCCACCGCACCCTTCGCCGCCAGTGCCTCACAGAGCAGTTCCGCGACGTCGATCACCTCGATGTCGTCCTCGAAGTCGCCGGTCTTGCGGCCGTCCTCGTACATCGTCCCGCACATCGGGCAGGCGACGACGAACTTCTCGACGGCGGCGCCCGCGTCGGTGTCCTCGAGCGCCTCGCGGAGTCGCTCCTCGCTCGGCTTCGGGTCCTCCTCGAAGTCCATCCAGAGGCCGCCCCCGCCGCCGCCACAGCAGAACGAGTCGGCGCGGTTGCGCGGCATCTCGGAGAGTTCGACGCCCGTCGCGCGGATCAGTTCGCGGGGTGCCTCGTACACCTCGTTCATCCGGCCGAGGTGACACGGGTCGTGGTAGGTGGCGACGTAGTCGAGTTCCGTCCCGTCGAGGCCGAGCCGTCCCTGCTCGACGAGGTTCTCGACGACCTCCGTGTAGTGGAACACCGGGTCGTCGAACTCGCTCACCTCGGGGTACTCGTTCCGGAACGTGTTCATCGAGTGGGGGTCGGTCGTGACCACCTTCTCGAACGTGGACGACTCGAACGCCTCGACGTTGTCCTCGACGAGCATCTCGAACAGGCCCTCCTCGCCGACGCGGCGCACGTCGTTGCCGTCGTGCTGCTCGTCCTCGTAGAGGATGCCGTAGGAGACGCCGGCGCGCTCGAACAGCGTGGCGAGCGAGCGGGCGACCCGCCGGTTGCGCTCGTCGTAGCTCGGATACTCGCCGACGTACCAGAGGAACTCGACGTCCTCCTCGCGGGCGTCGGGCACCTCGAACTCGAGGTCGTCGGTCCAGTCCGGGCGCTTCCGGGCCGGGTCGCCGAAGGTGTTCCCGTTCTGGAACACGTTCATCATCGCGTCCTGGACCATCTCGTCCATCTGGCCCGTCTCGGTCAGCCGGCGGTTCATCTGCGTGAACTCCGGGACGTGCTCGATGTCGACCGGGCAGGCGTCCATGCAGGCCATGCAGGACATGCACGACTCCATCGTCTCCGCGGCGACGACCGAGTCGCCGCCGTCGGCGACGATCTCGACCTCGTCGGTCCGGCCCGCGTCCAGGTCCTCGCGGTAGGACTTCAGGTCGAGGATGACGTCGCGGGGGTCCAGCGGCCGGCCGGAGGCCTTCGCGGGACAGACGGACGAACAGCGGCCACACTTCGTGCAGGCGTCCTGGTCGAGAATGTGCCGCCACGAGATGTCCTCGATGGAGCCGTAGCCGATCTCCTCGGGCCCCGCGTCCTCCGGCACGCCCGGCAGGCGCACGCCGGCCTTCTCGTCGCGGGTGACGACGTTGGCGAAACTGGAGAGCATGTGGAACGGCTTGGCGGCCGGGACGTACGCGATGAACGCGAACGCGAGCAGCGCGTGGCTCCACCAGGTCCAGTGGTACAGCGTCTCCGCGAAGCCGGGACGGAGGCCGAGTTCCGCGAAGGCGCCGGCCAGGAAGAAGCCGACGAACGACACCCGCTCGAAGGCGATGAACTGGACCCCCGACGCGGTAACCTCGGCGGTGCCGACGATGCGGAACGCCTCCAGCACGTAGCCGCCCGTCCCGAGCAGGAACAGCGTCCAGACGAACGCGTCGTCCTCCAGCGACGTGTGTTTCCCCCAGAGGCGGCCCTCGCGGTGGCGGTAGCGCCGCCAGATGGCCATGCCGACGCCGACGACGAACAGCAGGCCCATCGCGTCCATGACGAACGAATACGAGAGGTAGAAGTCGCCGACGAAGAACGAACTGCCGGTGACGGGCCGCCAGACGTCGATGTCGAAGCCGATGATGGCGGTGCCGATGAGCAGCGTCAGGAACCCCCAGAGGATGAACGCGTGCATCACGCCGGCGTACGGGTCGCGGTCGAACTGCCCCCGGTTCGAGAGGACGACTCCGGCGGCGTCGAGGACGCGCCCGGGGAGGTGGTCGAGGCGGTCGAACCAGTCCTCGGTGCCCTCGGCGTAGCGGGCGAACCGACGGTAGGTGCCGTAGAGGAAGAACAGGATGGCGACCGCCGCGAGGAAGTAGAAGACGGCCTTCCCGACCGGACCGACCGTCCAGAACGTCTCGCGAGTGACCTGGTCGGTTTGCATACGAACACGCCGGCGGGCGGCGTGGTTAAATCTTCTCACACGGGAGAGAACGCGCGGCGTGGGCCCGGAGACGTCAGTCCCCGTGCTGGCCGGACGCGGCGTGACGGCTCCCCCGTGTCGCCGCCTCGCAGGGGCCCGCAGGTCACGCCCGGTCGGCTTCGACGGACGACGGCCGTGGAGGCGACAGACGTCGGAGCGCTAACCCCCGAATTTGCCGCGCTCAGGCGCGCTACCACCCCCAGTAGGCTTTTGTATCGCGGTCGCGTTCTCACCTATCCATGGACGAGAAGACGGCCGAGCTCCGGGACATCTTCATCGACGCCACCGGTTCGGACACGGTGACGGAGAACCAGGAGGAGTCGCCCGGCTCGCTGGCGGACGAGTCGGCCGACGACGGGGGCCGCGTGCGGGAGCTCGTCGCAACGATGCGCGAGCGCTACGAGTTCGCGTCCGACCTCCCGGACGAGGCCATGGAGACGGTCGTCCGGCTGTACCACGACGGGGCCGACGACGCCTCCATCGCCGACGACCTCGACGTCGGCGAGGCCAAGGTGTTCGACGCCCGGATGGACCTCCACCTCGTGCGGGAGGCCGACCGCGACGCCCCGGTCGGGATGGAACTCCTCAGGTCGATGTACGTCGAGGAGTTCCCGCTGGCGGAGATCGCGGACCGGTTCGACAGCGACGAGGGGACGATCGAACACTACCTGTCGGTCGTCGAGGCCGACCTGGAGTCGACCCGGGCGAACGATCGCTTCCGGGACGAGTTCGCCGAACTGCTCTCCGATGCGGATCTCTCGGGCGGGCTCACCGACGAGGCCCACGAGGACGGCCTTCGGGAGGCGACCGAGGACATGGAGACTGACGTTTCCTTCTGAAGCGACCTCTTTTGACGGGGGTCCTCCTCCTTCGGGCGGCTTCGCCGGTGGCGAAGCCGCCCTCACTCGTCGAACCCCCGCAAAACCCGTCGATGCCGTGGGATTCCGAAGGAATCCCACTGCTGACGGGAAATCTTCGATTTCCCGTAATGCCAAAATTCCGCGAGTAACGGTCAGCGCGGCTTCGCCGCGCCTCCCTCGCTCGCGGTACGATTGCTGGTGAAACCGCATCCGGTCGATCGACCTCGATTACTCAGCTCACCCACGGCAAGTCGCTAGCGGCGACACCTGCGGTAGTCACCAGTGACCGTACCGTGAGGGAGGGAGGCCGCAGGCCGATCGAGCGAGCGGCGTTTCGGCATGAACGGGTTTGCGGGGTTCGACGAGCGAGCGAAGTCGTTCGAGAGACGCCGGAGGCGACTCTCGTGATGACGAAACGCGCGAAGCGCCTTTCGAACCACGAGCGAGGACCCCCGCAAAAGAGGTTCAGGTGAAGGTTCAAATACCAGAGCGGGACCACACCGCCCATGCCCGCCGCCGACCTCGTCGCGTTCTCGGACCTCGCCAGGGCCGCCTACTGCCCGCGACAGCTCTACTACGTCCGGCGCGAGGACCGGGAACCGCCGAGCGAGGCGACCGAGCGCATCGACCTCGCGTTCCGATACCCCGAGTTGCGTGCGGCCGACGACGCGGCGTTGCGGACGGAGCCGGTCGATCGTCCCCCCGACGAGTACCGTGGGGCGATGGACCTGCTCGCCGGCCGCGAGGAGTGGGCCGACCTGACCGACCCGGCGGCGACGCGGACGCTGCTGGAGGGGAAGGACTGCCGCGGGATCGCCCACAAGGTGCTCGAACCGGACGACGAGTCGCCGGTCCCGACGATCGTCTCCCCCGGCGATCCGCCCGAGCAGGGGGTCTGGGAGCCGCAGGCGGTCCGCGCCGTCGCGGCCGCCAAGGCGCTCGCGTGGGAGCGTCAGCGGGAGGTCCCGAGGGCGTTCCTCGAGTATCCGACCCACGGCGTCGTCCGGGAGGTTCGGCTCACCGTTCGCAAGAAGGCGACATACCGGCGCGTGCTCCGAACGGTCACGACGATGGACGGTCCGCCGCCGCGGCTCACGGGCAGCGACAAGTGTGACTCGTGCCACTATCGGGAGCAGTGCGGGGTGAAGACGCGGAGCCTGCGCTCGTGGCTCGGCCTCTGATCAGGGCTCGCTGGCGAGCCACTCGCGCACGGCGTCCGACCGAAGCCCGGCGCGGTGGATGACCCCGCGTTCGGGGTCGACGACGGTGCTCTCTCCGCCGGGCACCTCGCCGCCGTCGAGGACGACGTCGACCCGCTCGCGGACGTCGGCGTCGAGCCGTGAGACGCGCCGCACGCTCCCCGCGCCCGAACGGTTCGCGCTCGTGGCCGTGACGGGGCCGGCCGCCCGCGCCAGCGCCCGCGCCGTCGGGTGGTCGGGTACCCGCACGCCGACACGCTGACGACCGCCGGTGATCGCGTCCGGGAGGTCCGATCCTCGGCCGACGACGACCGTGACCGGACCGGGGAGGAACGCCCGCATGAACCGCTCGGCGCGGTCGTTCGCCTCCGTTGCCGCCAGCGCCGCGTCCACGTCGGCGAACGCGACCGAGAGGGGCTCGTCCCGTGGACGCCCCTTCGCCGTGAAGACGTGGTCGACGGCGTCCGGGTCGG
Protein-coding regions in this window:
- a CDS encoding 4Fe-4S dicluster domain-containing protein, translating into MGIDPNFEESRERVGEENGLDVWGPVDEPEQLGIHGSHVAVDYDICVADGACLENCPVDVFDWVDTPGHPASETKVEPTREDQCIDCMLCVDICPVDAIDVDASRA
- a CDS encoding (Fe-S)-binding protein; this encodes MQTDQVTRETFWTVGPVGKAVFYFLAAVAILFFLYGTYRRFARYAEGTEDWFDRLDHLPGRVLDAAGVVLSNRGQFDRDPYAGVMHAFILWGFLTLLIGTAIIGFDIDVWRPVTGSSFFVGDFYLSYSFVMDAMGLLFVVGVGMAIWRRYRHREGRLWGKHTSLEDDAFVWTLFLLGTGGYVLEAFRIVGTAEVTASGVQFIAFERVSFVGFFLAGAFAELGLRPGFAETLYHWTWWSHALLAFAFIAYVPAAKPFHMLSSFANVVTRDEKAGVRLPGVPEDAGPEEIGYGSIEDISWRHILDQDACTKCGRCSSVCPAKASGRPLDPRDVILDLKSYREDLDAGRTDEVEIVADGGDSVVAAETMESCMSCMACMDACPVDIEHVPEFTQMNRRLTETGQMDEMVQDAMMNVFQNGNTFGDPARKRPDWTDDLEFEVPDAREEDVEFLWYVGEYPSYDERNRRVARSLATLFERAGVSYGILYEDEQHDGNDVRRVGEEGLFEMLVEDNVEAFESSTFEKVVTTDPHSMNTFRNEYPEVSEFDDPVFHYTEVVENLVEQGRLGLDGTELDYVATYHDPCHLGRMNEVYEAPRELIRATGVELSEMPRNRADSFCCGGGGGGLWMDFEEDPKPSEERLREALEDTDAGAAVEKFVVACPMCGTMYEDGRKTGDFEDDIEVIDVAELLCEALAAKGAVATDAAGDASPTAAD
- a CDS encoding conditioned medium-induced protein 4, with protein sequence MDEKTAELRDIFIDATGSDTVTENQEESPGSLADESADDGGRVRELVATMRERYEFASDLPDEAMETVVRLYHDGADDASIADDLDVGEAKVFDARMDLHLVREADRDAPVGMELLRSMYVEEFPLAEIADRFDSDEGTIEHYLSVVEADLESTRANDRFRDEFAELLSDADLSGGLTDEAHEDGLREATEDMETDVSF
- a CDS encoding CRISPR-associated protein Cas4 → MPAADLVAFSDLARAAYCPRQLYYVRREDREPPSEATERIDLAFRYPELRAADDAALRTEPVDRPPDEYRGAMDLLAGREEWADLTDPAATRTLLEGKDCRGIAHKVLEPDDESPVPTIVSPGDPPEQGVWEPQAVRAVAAAKALAWERQREVPRAFLEYPTHGVVREVRLTVRKKATYRRVLRTVTTMDGPPPRLTGSDKCDSCHYREQCGVKTRSLRSWLGL
- a CDS encoding L-threonylcarbamoyladenylate synthase, translating into MTDPDSDPAGQEDESAADSDVESAAAAISAGGLVVYPTETVYGLAADATDPDAVDHVFTAKGRPRDEPLSVAFADVDAALAATEANDRAERFMRAFLPGPVTVVVGRGSDLPDAITGGRQRVGVRVPDHPTARALARAAGPVTATSANRSGAGSVRRVSRLDADVRERVDVVLDGGEVPGGESTVVDPERGVIHRAGLRSDAVREWLASEP